One Triticum dicoccoides isolate Atlit2015 ecotype Zavitan chromosome 4B, WEW_v2.0, whole genome shotgun sequence genomic window carries:
- the LOC119293738 gene encoding uncharacterized protein LOC119293738 has product MSGAQGAQPKGAFTATTYRSAAAPDGAEECQQQQSPRTELRSSKDEHGLPVKMLEEKVEDATGKGGPVFGAGAEDGKPDLGVTGTGGG; this is encoded by the coding sequence ATGTCTGGAGCCCAAGGCGCACAGCCCAAGGGAGCTTTCACGGCGACCACGTACAGGTCGGCGGCAGCTCCCGACGGCGCGGAGGAGTGCCAGCAGCAGCAGTCGCCAAGGACAGAGCTACGGTCGAGCAAGGACGAGCATGGGTTGCCGGTGAAGATGCTCGAGGAGAAGGTCGAAGACGCCACTGGGAAGGGCGGCCCGGTGTTCGGTGCCGGCGCGGAGGACGGCAAGCCCGACCTGGGCGTCACAGGCACCGGCGGAGGCTAA
- the LOC119293739 gene encoding uncharacterized protein Mb0911c-like: MASGAVRPKLAYIVCYVDDVVKAAAFYADAFGYSVRRVDDSHKWAELDTGSTTIAFTPRHQRETDALTGEVQLPKSPRERGPVEICFDYDDVDAAYRRAVENGAVPVSAPEQKNWGQKVGYVRDFDGITVRLGSHVRE; encoded by the exons ATGGCGTCTGGGGCGGTGAGACCTAAGCTCGCGTACATCGTCTGTTACGTCGACGACGTGGTCAAGGCGGCCGCCTTCTACGCCGACGCTTTCGGCTACAGCGTCCGCCGCGTCGACGACTCGCACAA GTGGGCGGAGCTGGACACCGGCTCGACGACCATCGCGTTCACGCCGCGGCACCAGAGGGAGACGGACGCGCTCACGGGCGAGGTGCAGCTGCCCAAGTCGCCCCGTGAGCGAGGGCCCGTGGAGATCTGCTTCGACTACGACGATGTCGACGCCGCGTACCGGCGGGCCGTGGAGAACGGGGCGGTGCCGGTAAGCGCGCCGGAGCAGAAGAACTGGGGGCAGAAGGTCGGCTACGTCAGGGATTTTGACGGGATCACCGTGCGCCTTGGGAGCCACGTCCGCGAGTAG